A genomic stretch from Bifidobacterium sp. ESL0769 includes:
- a CDS encoding aldehyde dehydrogenase family protein has product MVYQTVNPYTNELVKEYPFTTDAELKSTIDLADKTYHETQSQPIAERAKILHNVAALFRKKSAELSKICTVDMGKLVGESAGEVELCAIIADWFADHSEELLKPDKLDSIVAGDAQVLHQSVGVVVMVEPWNFPYYQIMRVFAPNYMLGNTMILKHASNTPTSAKRFCEIVEEAGAPKGALTNLFMTYDQVTQAIEDPRVQGVALTGSERGGVAVAGAAGKALKKSTMELGGMDPFIVLGDADMKNVNECAWRVRLYNAGQVCTSAKRFIVMDNVYDEFLDGLIDAFSRVTPGDPMDPSTTIAPMNSKRAKEKLQGSFDAAVAAGAKVAYRFPEIDSEGQFFRPSILTDITPDNPGYKTEMFGPVGAVYKVHSEEEAVALANDNPYGLGGMLFCGDKEHGAEVAAKVYTGMMFVNTPLASLPDIPFGGVKLSGYGREMSRLGQMAFTNDKLLVTADRFDKNNAPGALYAAQDL; this is encoded by the coding sequence ATGGTTTATCAAACCGTCAATCCATATACCAACGAACTGGTCAAGGAATATCCGTTCACCACTGATGCCGAGCTGAAGAGCACCATCGATCTGGCGGACAAGACATATCATGAAACGCAAAGCCAGCCGATTGCCGAGCGTGCCAAGATTCTGCACAACGTTGCAGCGCTGTTCCGCAAGAAGTCCGCGGAACTTTCGAAGATCTGCACGGTCGACATGGGCAAGCTCGTGGGTGAGTCCGCAGGCGAGGTGGAGCTGTGCGCCATCATCGCTGATTGGTTCGCCGATCACAGCGAGGAACTGCTCAAGCCCGACAAGCTTGACAGCATCGTCGCCGGTGACGCCCAGGTACTGCACCAGTCCGTCGGTGTCGTCGTCATGGTCGAGCCCTGGAACTTCCCGTACTATCAGATCATGCGCGTCTTCGCGCCGAACTACATGCTTGGCAACACCATGATTTTGAAGCACGCTTCCAACACGCCGACCTCGGCCAAGCGTTTCTGCGAGATCGTCGAGGAGGCCGGAGCCCCGAAAGGCGCTCTGACCAACCTCTTCATGACCTATGACCAGGTGACGCAAGCTATTGAGGACCCGCGTGTTCAGGGCGTGGCGCTCACCGGTTCCGAACGTGGCGGCGTGGCCGTCGCGGGTGCCGCCGGCAAGGCTCTGAAGAAGAGCACGATGGAACTGGGTGGCATGGATCCGTTCATCGTACTTGGTGACGCCGATATGAAGAACGTCAACGAGTGTGCATGGCGTGTCCGTCTTTACAACGCCGGCCAGGTCTGCACTTCGGCCAAGCGCTTCATCGTCATGGACAACGTCTACGACGAGTTCCTCGATGGTCTGATCGACGCCTTCTCGCGTGTCACTCCGGGTGATCCGATGGATCCGTCGACCACCATCGCCCCAATGAATTCGAAGCGCGCCAAGGAGAAGCTGCAGGGCTCGTTCGATGCCGCGGTCGCCGCAGGTGCGAAGGTCGCCTACCGCTTCCCGGAGATCGACTCCGAAGGCCAGTTCTTCCGTCCTTCGATTCTCACCGACATTACCCCCGACAATCCCGGTTACAAGACCGAGATGTTCGGCCCCGTCGGTGCGGTTTACAAGGTCCACAGCGAAGAAGAGGCCGTGGCGCTCGCCAACGACAACCCGTATGGCTTGGGCGGCATGCTCTTCTGCGGCGACAAGGAGCATGGTGCCGAGGTGGCCGCGAAGGTCTACACCGGCATGATGTTCGTCAACACGCCGTTGGCCTCGCTGCCTGACATCCCGTTCGGTGGTGTGAAGCTTTCCGGTTACGGCCGCGAAATGTCGCGTCTGGGCCAGATGGCGTTCACCAACGACAAGCTGCTCGTCACCGCGGATCGCTTCGACAAGAACAATGCCCCCGGCGCTCTCTATGCCGCGCAGGATTTGTGA
- a CDS encoding FGGY family carbohydrate kinase, whose product MTEEQSDGASAHTTLVAGIDTSTQSTKVRVTNAETGKLVRFGQAKHPDGTSVDPEYWWQAFCQAAKQAGGLDDVSALAVGGQQHGMVLLDKRGRVIRDALLWNDTRSAPQAEDLIKRLGTPERISEDEPEDVMARGRQRWVKAVGSSPVASYTLTKIAWVAENEPENAARIAAVCLPHDWLSWRIAGFGPVEEGEDAHLDALFTDRSDASGTSYFDSANNIYRYDLIDMVLGRHDIILPKVLGPRESAPVKASPAVAGSAIDGGCIIGPGGGDNAMASLGLGMSVGDVSVSLGTSGVAAAIAENPVQDLSGAVSGFADCTGHYLPLACTINGSRIMDAGCAALGVDYDELGRLALAAEPGAGGLTLVPYFDGERTPNRPDANAVLSSMTLANTTKQNFARAFIESLLCSQRDCLEIIKSLGGSVNRILLIGGGAKSEAVRTLAPAIFGMPVTRPATDEYVAIGAARQAAWVLSKEPEPPQWNLNIDGTETAEPTPEVYEAYVKARG is encoded by the coding sequence ATGACGGAGGAACAATCAGACGGTGCTTCCGCTCACACGACGTTGGTAGCGGGAATCGACACTTCGACACAATCAACCAAGGTACGCGTGACCAATGCCGAGACAGGCAAGCTTGTACGATTCGGCCAGGCGAAGCACCCCGACGGCACCAGCGTCGATCCCGAATACTGGTGGCAGGCGTTCTGCCAGGCTGCCAAGCAGGCCGGTGGTCTTGATGACGTTTCGGCGTTGGCCGTCGGCGGACAGCAGCATGGTATGGTGCTGCTCGACAAGCGCGGAAGAGTGATTCGCGACGCTCTGCTTTGGAACGACACGCGCTCGGCTCCGCAGGCAGAAGACCTTATCAAACGGCTTGGTACGCCGGAGCGCATTTCTGAGGACGAACCGGAAGACGTCATGGCGCGCGGTAGACAGCGCTGGGTGAAGGCTGTGGGTTCCTCTCCCGTGGCTTCATATACATTAACGAAAATCGCTTGGGTGGCCGAAAACGAGCCCGAGAATGCCGCGAGAATCGCGGCGGTCTGTCTGCCGCACGATTGGCTGAGCTGGCGCATCGCCGGCTTCGGTCCGGTTGAGGAGGGCGAGGACGCGCATCTGGACGCTTTGTTCACCGACCGTTCCGACGCCTCGGGCACCAGTTATTTCGATTCCGCCAACAACATCTATCGTTACGACCTGATCGACATGGTTCTTGGGCGGCACGACATCATTCTTCCCAAGGTACTGGGGCCGCGCGAATCCGCACCGGTCAAGGCCTCCCCCGCCGTCGCAGGCTCGGCTATCGACGGCGGCTGCATCATCGGGCCCGGCGGCGGCGACAATGCTATGGCATCTCTTGGCTTGGGCATGTCGGTGGGCGACGTCAGCGTTTCGCTAGGCACTTCCGGCGTAGCCGCAGCCATTGCGGAAAATCCGGTACAAGACCTGAGTGGCGCCGTTTCGGGCTTTGCCGACTGCACCGGGCACTATCTGCCGCTGGCCTGCACTATCAACGGCTCGCGCATCATGGATGCCGGTTGTGCTGCTCTCGGCGTGGATTACGACGAACTCGGCCGGCTTGCCCTTGCCGCCGAACCCGGAGCAGGTGGCCTGACTTTGGTCCCCTATTTCGACGGCGAGCGCACACCAAACCGGCCGGACGCCAATGCGGTGCTCAGCAGCATGACATTGGCCAACACCACCAAACAGAACTTCGCCCGCGCGTTCATCGAAAGCCTGCTCTGCTCGCAACGCGATTGCTTGGAAATCATCAAGAGCCTAGGCGGCAGCGTCAACCGTATCCTTCTGATCGGCGGCGGCGCGAAGTCCGAAGCCGTACGCACCCTGGCTCCCGCGATTTTCGGCATGCCCGTCACCCGTCCGGCCACCGATGAATACGTCGCCATCGGCGCAGCCCGTCAGGCCGCATGGGTATTAAGCAAAGAGCCTGAACCCCCGCAATGGAACCTCAACATCGACGGCACCGAAACCGCCGAGCCGACCCCCGAAGTCTATGAGGCCTATGTAAAGGCCCGCGGATAG
- a CDS encoding phage portal protein, whose amino-acid sequence MSFKTRIAGTLGLLQRADVEKDEAKTDASDESPLSTPPTRERAMRDPLSMSTVFRAVQILETSVADLPVVQLRGGFEIDQAAIISKPDVFKSRREFIKETVASLALNGNAFWLKSTGVDGDVVNLTVLPPALVSVLSTDGDPANPIHYYAYMGHEYTSDDMLHLKFVSIPGLPRGRGPIEASREELRGAQEARDAKAKWFEQGDHPTGILTSDQPIDSDEEADLYKKRFEKNPEGVKVLGKGLSYEQLMLNPADMQYLETQQFDTTQIARLFGVPQSLMMNKVEGSSLTYRNTEEEWISFSDFTLAAYVQPIEDAFSELVPRNNEIDFRWDNMRRSDTKTRYEIYQLAIGIGLMTVNEARADAGRPPLSDEELAKITPQPQPKESSDAEA is encoded by the coding sequence ATGAGCTTCAAGACACGGATAGCGGGCACGCTGGGACTTCTCCAGCGCGCGGACGTGGAAAAGGACGAGGCGAAAACCGATGCCTCGGACGAGTCCCCGCTGTCGACACCTCCGACCCGTGAACGGGCCATGCGTGACCCGCTTTCGATGAGCACCGTGTTCCGCGCGGTGCAGATCCTCGAAACGTCCGTGGCCGACCTGCCCGTGGTGCAGCTTCGTGGCGGGTTCGAGATAGACCAGGCGGCCATCATATCCAAACCCGACGTGTTCAAATCACGGCGCGAGTTCATCAAGGAGACCGTCGCGAGCCTGGCATTGAACGGCAACGCATTCTGGCTGAAATCGACCGGCGTCGACGGCGACGTGGTCAACCTCACCGTACTGCCCCCGGCCTTGGTAAGCGTACTTTCAACGGACGGCGACCCCGCCAACCCGATTCACTATTACGCCTACATGGGTCACGAATACACCAGCGACGACATGCTTCACCTGAAATTCGTGAGCATCCCCGGTCTTCCTCGCGGTCGCGGCCCCATCGAAGCATCAAGAGAAGAGCTACGCGGAGCGCAGGAGGCCAGGGACGCGAAGGCGAAATGGTTCGAGCAAGGCGACCATCCCACCGGCATCCTGACCAGCGACCAGCCCATCGACTCCGACGAGGAAGCCGACCTGTACAAGAAGCGGTTCGAGAAGAACCCCGAGGGCGTGAAGGTGCTCGGCAAGGGGCTGAGCTACGAGCAGCTCATGCTCAACCCGGCCGACATGCAGTATCTGGAGACGCAGCAGTTCGACACCACCCAGATCGCCAGGCTGTTCGGCGTGCCCCAGTCGCTCATGATGAACAAGGTCGAGGGCTCCAGCCTCACCTACCGCAACACCGAGGAGGAATGGATAAGCTTCAGCGACTTCACCCTGGCAGCCTACGTGCAGCCCATCGAGGACGCGTTCAGCGAGCTCGTGCCCAGGAACAACGAAATCGACTTCCGTTGGGACAACATGCGCCGCAGCGACACCAAGACCCGCTATGAGATCTACCAGCTCGCCATCGGCATCGGGCTGATGACCGTCAACGAGGCCCGCGCCGACGCAGGCCGTCCGCCATTGAGCGACGAGGAACTCGCGAAGATAACCCCGCAACCACAACCAAAGGAGAGCAGCGATGCAGAAGCGTGA
- a CDS encoding helix-turn-helix domain-containing protein yields MRLLKPKEVAKLLNVSERLLSYWRQNDDGPEFIQYGPRTVRYKPRSVEAWLNEHS; encoded by the coding sequence ATGAGGCTGCTGAAACCGAAAGAGGTCGCCAAGCTGCTGAACGTATCGGAGCGCCTGCTGAGCTATTGGCGTCAGAACGACGACGGCCCCGAGTTCATCCAGTATGGGCCGCGCACGGTTCGTTACAAGCCGAGGAGCGTGGAGGCGTGGCTCAATGAGCACTCGTAA
- a CDS encoding helix-turn-helix transcriptional regulator: protein MAKEHRCNYKDVSVRLEGLLQETKLSRTSLAHLLGVTPSLISQKMKGRTNFTLDDIEKIADLFHVSTDYLLGREPMEVAQ, encoded by the coding sequence ATGGCTAAAGAACATAGATGTAATTACAAGGATGTATCAGTTAGGCTAGAGGGTCTGCTTCAGGAAACAAAGCTATCTCGAACTAGTCTTGCTCACCTTCTTGGCGTTACACCTTCTTTAATCAGCCAGAAAATGAAAGGCCGAACGAACTTCACACTGGACGATATCGAAAAAATAGCCGATTTGTTCCATGTAAGTACGGATTATCTTCTCGGCCGTGAACCAATGGAGGTGGCGCAATGA
- a CDS encoding CE1759 family FMN reductase produces the protein MSLEETTDIVALAAKAEADVKQYRLTVVNAGISEPSSTRRLAKEITNKAQAYLEARGKVVIVEMVNLKDMAVDIAKASVTFESSNRLAEAIASITAADGLVVASPIYKASYSGLFKAFWDLVPRDAITNMPLVLAATGGSNRHALVPDVVMRGLFAFFRAVPTATSLMATKEDFDTPELENREERAATELGALMLSGVRHEPVDEPSDHMNW, from the coding sequence GTGAGTCTTGAGGAGACGACAGACATTGTGGCGCTGGCCGCTAAGGCGGAGGCCGATGTGAAGCAGTACCGCTTGACGGTGGTCAATGCGGGCATTTCGGAGCCTTCCAGCACGAGGCGTTTGGCCAAGGAGATTACGAACAAGGCCCAGGCCTATCTTGAGGCTCGGGGCAAGGTTGTCATCGTCGAAATGGTCAATCTTAAGGACATGGCGGTCGACATCGCGAAGGCCTCGGTGACTTTCGAGTCCAGCAATCGTCTTGCGGAAGCCATTGCTTCGATCACCGCTGCCGACGGTCTGGTTGTGGCTTCGCCTATTTACAAGGCCTCGTATTCCGGCCTGTTCAAAGCGTTCTGGGACCTCGTTCCGCGCGACGCCATCACCAACATGCCGCTGGTTCTGGCCGCGACGGGCGGTTCCAACCGTCACGCTTTGGTGCCGGACGTGGTCATGCGCGGTTTGTTCGCGTTCTTCCGCGCCGTGCCAACAGCCACGAGTCTGATGGCCACGAAAGAGGATTTCGATACGCCGGAACTGGAGAACCGCGAGGAGCGTGCAGCCACGGAGCTTGGCGCGTTGATGCTTTCCGGTGTGAGGCATGAGCCCGTCGATGAGCCTAGTGACCACATGAATTGGTGA
- a CDS encoding HK97 family phage prohead protease: protein MQKREIGLKGVRLRKAEEGDGRTVEGLAVPFNRTIDTWDSGPETFDPDCVFDGLDEAKLCYQHGELIGTITNAESRDDGLHIQARIADTETGRDVVALLDEGALDSLSVGFVPEESEKDRDGITHRKKVRLMETSLVSWPAYQDAKLTDHRSEEQSKEENPQPTKEREQEMPTNEQFEKILGRLDAQDETLRKLQAMPSKSKPAVFGSEFRSSGEFLKALATGDERAADLYGRMQKRDWNGATIGVGTGDDGNPINDDTDSQAVWVAGLVRILTIKRRITNLIDHKALPSEGMKLDYNVLTSDTTKTGEQTKEGEKLPYGKITLGDKSAKVLTYGGYTSISRQTIERSTTDYLSFLMTALVNSYAKNSEQGSRDALYGAIKDVDAGDMLTINKGLAGVKPNDWIGMFVDASEEFDERNASLEYLGVSSDVFKAIACLTDNGDRFMNVSGSGVNQLGTIDIKGITGDLLHLPVQLMPNATPGTACFLDHTAVTMWESPNAPFRLQQDNILNLTRDYSVYGYAAHGTTFPDGLLPIKFADSGSTQSHSSEPAEESEEQA from the coding sequence ATGCAGAAGCGTGAAATCGGATTGAAAGGCGTCCGCCTGCGCAAGGCGGAGGAAGGCGACGGGCGCACCGTCGAAGGGCTCGCCGTCCCGTTCAACCGCACCATCGACACATGGGACTCGGGCCCCGAGACGTTCGACCCCGACTGCGTGTTCGACGGGCTCGACGAGGCGAAGCTCTGCTACCAGCACGGCGAGCTGATCGGCACCATCACCAACGCCGAAAGCCGGGACGACGGCCTGCACATCCAGGCGCGCATCGCCGACACCGAGACCGGCCGCGACGTGGTCGCGCTGCTCGACGAGGGCGCGCTCGACAGCCTCTCGGTCGGCTTCGTCCCCGAGGAATCGGAAAAGGACCGCGACGGCATCACCCACCGCAAGAAGGTCCGCCTCATGGAGACCAGCCTCGTGAGCTGGCCGGCCTACCAGGACGCGAAACTCACCGACCACCGATCGGAAGAACAATCCAAAGAAGAAAACCCACAACCAACCAAGGAAAGAGAGCAGGAAATGCCCACTAACGAGCAATTCGAAAAAATTCTCGGCCGTCTCGACGCGCAGGACGAGACGCTGCGCAAGCTGCAGGCCATGCCGTCCAAGAGCAAGCCGGCCGTGTTCGGCAGCGAATTCAGAAGCTCCGGCGAGTTCCTGAAGGCGCTGGCCACCGGAGACGAACGCGCCGCCGACCTCTACGGCCGCATGCAGAAACGCGACTGGAACGGCGCCACCATCGGCGTCGGTACGGGCGACGACGGCAATCCCATCAACGACGACACCGACAGCCAGGCCGTATGGGTCGCCGGCCTTGTGCGTATCCTCACCATCAAGCGCCGCATCACCAACCTCATCGACCACAAGGCCCTGCCGTCCGAGGGCATGAAGTTGGACTACAACGTGCTCACCAGCGACACCACAAAGACCGGCGAACAGACCAAGGAAGGCGAGAAGCTGCCCTACGGCAAAATCACCCTGGGCGACAAGAGCGCCAAGGTGCTCACCTACGGCGGCTACACCTCCATTTCCCGCCAAACCATCGAACGCAGCACAACCGACTACCTGAGCTTTCTCATGACCGCGCTGGTCAACAGCTATGCGAAGAACAGCGAGCAGGGGTCGCGCGATGCGCTTTACGGTGCCATCAAGGATGTCGATGCCGGCGATATGCTCACCATCAACAAGGGCTTGGCCGGCGTGAAGCCGAATGACTGGATTGGCATGTTCGTGGATGCCAGCGAGGAGTTCGACGAGCGCAACGCCAGCCTTGAATATCTCGGCGTCAGCTCCGACGTGTTCAAAGCCATCGCGTGCCTTACCGACAACGGCGACCGGTTCATGAACGTCTCGGGATCGGGCGTCAACCAGCTCGGCACCATCGACATCAAGGGCATCACCGGCGACCTGCTTCATCTCCCCGTCCAGCTCATGCCCAACGCCACGCCTGGCACCGCATGCTTCCTCGACCACACCGCCGTGACCATGTGGGAGTCGCCCAACGCGCCGTTCCGGCTTCAGCAGGACAACATTCTCAACCTCACCCGAGACTATTCGGTCTACGGCTACGCCGCGCACGGCACCACCTTCCCTGACGGGCTGCTGCCCATCAAGTTCGCCGACTCCGGCAGCACGCAGTCCCACAGTTCCGAACCTGCTGAAGAAAGCGAAGAGCAGGCATGA
- a CDS encoding ROK family protein: MMALRSINQDDLRNHNLSVVLTTLLQSAKPMSRAKLAKATGLTKATMSLLVPMLVSSNAMEEGKPVSGGTTYGRPSTPLNISGNRFCSIGLQINTDGYGYIILALDGTVVSERWVSQSMESSDPDEVFAQLDELVSVGERVSNEKCLRVVGTVLALPGLVTDDMVLLSAKNLGWKKLELSRFNVVKRLDALADNEANLAALAQIPGYATPRNGKSVIRPTDSFIYISTDIGIGGAVVRHGQVDRGDSGFAGELGHVSVALDGPQCTCGRCGCLEMYAGRKALVEASGVADPGVSTRMEAVDELLAKYKGHDDRTMAAVDRAVRALTSVLASAINILDIDTVVLGGLWDRFGKSLTRRLSHELELQILSYPEVQPRVLLPDVNTRPALLGAAEVGLRRFIDNPLAFINS, translated from the coding sequence ATTATGGCGCTGAGAAGTATCAATCAGGACGATTTGCGCAATCACAATCTATCGGTGGTCCTCACCACATTGCTCCAATCAGCCAAACCCATGAGCCGCGCCAAGCTCGCGAAGGCCACGGGATTGACGAAAGCCACGATGTCGCTTCTGGTGCCCATGCTCGTCTCCTCAAACGCAATGGAGGAAGGAAAGCCGGTTTCCGGAGGCACGACCTACGGCAGACCAAGTACGCCACTGAATATATCTGGGAATCGCTTTTGCTCGATAGGGTTGCAAATCAATACCGATGGGTACGGCTACATCATACTGGCGCTTGACGGAACCGTCGTTTCCGAGCGTTGGGTGAGTCAATCCATGGAATCGAGCGACCCTGATGAGGTGTTCGCGCAGCTTGACGAACTGGTCAGCGTTGGCGAACGAGTATCCAACGAAAAATGCTTACGCGTCGTCGGCACGGTTCTGGCGCTTCCTGGGCTTGTCACCGACGATATGGTGCTGTTGTCGGCCAAAAACCTTGGCTGGAAAAAGCTGGAACTTTCGCGGTTCAATGTGGTTAAAAGGCTCGATGCGCTCGCCGACAATGAGGCGAATCTGGCTGCTTTGGCCCAGATACCAGGCTATGCCACCCCTCGTAACGGCAAAAGCGTGATTCGTCCGACCGACTCGTTCATTTATATCTCCACGGATATTGGCATCGGCGGTGCCGTGGTGCGCCACGGGCAGGTCGACCGCGGCGACTCCGGATTCGCCGGTGAGCTCGGCCATGTCTCAGTGGCGTTGGACGGACCGCAGTGCACCTGCGGGCGTTGCGGATGCCTGGAAATGTACGCCGGGCGCAAGGCGCTGGTGGAGGCTTCCGGCGTCGCCGACCCCGGGGTTTCCACGCGGATGGAAGCGGTGGATGAACTGCTCGCCAAGTACAAGGGGCACGACGACCGTACCATGGCTGCGGTGGACCGGGCGGTAAGGGCGTTGACGTCCGTACTTGCCTCGGCGATCAATATCCTTGATATCGATACCGTCGTTTTGGGCGGGCTTTGGGACCGGTTCGGCAAGTCGCTGACCCGCAGGCTCAGCCATGAGCTCGAGCTGCAGATATTGAGTTATCCGGAAGTTCAACCGCGGGTGCTGTTGCCTGACGTCAATACCCGACCGGCGCTTCTTGGTGCCGCGGAAGTAGGGTTGCGCAGGTTCATAGACAATCCGCTGGCGTTTATCAATTCCTGA
- a CDS encoding ECF transporter S component: MQGTTVAEPAQKPERTSTDQSSSVAQEADSKGQSGVTGQNRRSGSSLKTPVVKVARVSRLRWRAADIAIGAALGVACGVVFWGFNFAYAWIAPLLRAVLPGVTSLFHAFWYFSGPLALLIIRKPGAAIYVNIIGSLTETLFGNQYSFTFVFLSAALQGLFAEVPFAIFRYRKFNLGLSIASGALTAVEYGFYVLFTRLQGVALVSPRGLTHMTCEIIGGILIAGVMSWFLYLAIAKTGALDRFASGRAVKSRK, translated from the coding sequence ATGCAAGGAACTACCGTGGCCGAACCTGCCCAGAAACCTGAACGAACATCAACCGACCAGTCTTCATCGGTTGCCCAAGAAGCCGATTCCAAAGGCCAGAGTGGGGTAACGGGGCAAAACCGCCGTTCGGGTTCGTCTTTGAAAACGCCGGTCGTCAAAGTCGCCAGAGTTTCTCGTCTGCGCTGGCGCGCCGCGGATATCGCCATCGGTGCGGCGCTCGGCGTGGCCTGCGGCGTCGTCTTCTGGGGATTCAATTTCGCCTACGCGTGGATCGCCCCGTTGCTTCGTGCCGTTCTTCCCGGCGTCACCAGCCTGTTTCATGCGTTCTGGTACTTCTCCGGGCCCCTGGCATTGCTGATCATCCGCAAACCGGGTGCCGCGATTTACGTCAATATCATCGGCAGTCTGACGGAGACGCTGTTCGGCAACCAATATTCGTTCACCTTCGTCTTCCTTTCCGCGGCTTTGCAAGGATTGTTCGCCGAAGTGCCGTTTGCTATTTTCCGTTACCGCAAGTTCAATCTCGGCCTGAGCATTGCCTCGGGGGCGCTGACCGCAGTGGAATATGGCTTTTACGTTCTGTTTACGCGACTGCAGGGTGTTGCGCTGGTCAGCCCGCGTGGCCTGACCCACATGACCTGCGAAATCATCGGCGGCATACTCATCGCCGGCGTGATGAGCTGGTTCCTTTACCTTGCCATCGCCAAAACCGGTGCGCTGGATCGTTTCGCTTCCGGTCGTGCGGTGAAAAGCAGGAAATAA
- a CDS encoding HK97 gp10 family phage protein gives MAKRSLIEIKGASQLARTLRKAGADAKDLKDVNRKAADVVVPVAKGGVPVRSHRLENSIRSGATQKAGVIRAGRKSVPYAGPIHWGWPGHHIKPHTFLTDAAKSTEPEWTELYEQEIKKIIEQVQGE, from the coding sequence ATGGCCAAACGGTCACTGATTGAGATCAAGGGCGCGAGCCAGCTGGCCCGCACCCTGCGCAAGGCCGGCGCCGACGCGAAGGACCTCAAGGACGTCAACCGCAAGGCCGCCGACGTGGTGGTGCCGGTGGCCAAAGGCGGGGTGCCAGTCAGAAGCCACCGGCTCGAGAATTCGATACGCTCCGGTGCCACGCAGAAGGCCGGCGTCATCCGCGCCGGCCGCAAATCGGTGCCCTACGCCGGCCCCATCCACTGGGGCTGGCCCGGCCACCACATCAAACCACACACGTTCCTGACCGACGCCGCGAAATCCACGGAGCCGGAATGGACCGAGCTCTATGAGCAGGAAATCAAGAAAATCATCGAACAAGTACAAGGAGAATGA
- a CDS encoding NAD(P)H-dependent oxidoreductase, translating to MTKIAVFVGSLRKDSFNLSLAKNVERLSPEGVEFDYIDMDLPLYNQDLDGDMPAKVVEMKKTVEAADGVLFVTPEYNRSFSGVIKNAIDWASRPWGQSSFTGKPAAIIGASMGALGATQAQHDLRNVALFFDMKLMGQPEVYFNAATGLDEDGKAVESSEDFLRGFAEAFAKHVEANK from the coding sequence ATGACCAAGATTGCCGTTTTCGTCGGATCGCTGCGCAAGGATTCTTTCAACTTGAGCCTCGCCAAGAACGTTGAGCGCCTTTCGCCCGAAGGTGTCGAATTCGACTACATCGATATGGACCTGCCGCTTTACAACCAGGACCTCGACGGCGACATGCCGGCCAAGGTCGTCGAGATGAAGAAGACCGTTGAGGCCGCCGACGGCGTGCTGTTCGTCACCCCGGAATACAACCGCAGCTTCTCCGGCGTCATCAAGAACGCCATTGATTGGGCCTCCCGTCCGTGGGGCCAGAGCTCCTTCACTGGCAAGCCCGCCGCCATCATCGGTGCCTCCATGGGTGCCCTTGGCGCCACCCAGGCCCAGCACGACCTGCGCAACGTTGCCCTCTTCTTTGACATGAAGCTCATGGGCCAGCCCGAGGTCTACTTCAACGCCGCAACCGGTCTCGACGAGGACGGCAAGGCCGTCGAGAGCTCCGAAGACTTCCTGCGTGGCTTCGCTGAGGCGTTCGCCAAGCACGTTGAGGCCAACAAGTAA